From Candidatus Aegiribacteria sp., a single genomic window includes:
- a CDS encoding DUF1015 domain-containing protein → MVTVRPFKGLRPAKELADKIASPPYDVLDSDEARTIVKENPLSFLRVVKPEVDLDPSVDLYDTKVYEQGAFNLRHLMEHGEMIQENKPKF, encoded by the coding sequence ATGGTAACTGTAAGACCGTTCAAAGGACTTCGACCCGCAAAGGAACTTGCCGATAAAATCGCTTCTCCGCCTTACGACGTTCTGGATTCAGACGAAGCCCGTACAATCGTTAAGGAGAATCCTCTAAGTTTTCTCAGGGTTGTCAAACCGGAAGTCGACCTTGACCCATCAGTTGACCTGTACGACACGAAGGTCTACGAACAGGGAGCGTTCAATCTCCGCCACCTGATGGAACACGGAGAAATGATCCAGGAAAATAAACCTAAGTTC